Proteins encoded within one genomic window of Halocatena marina:
- a CDS encoding PPC domain-containing DNA-binding protein, whose translation MDYTVIESTREFIARMDHGADWRAQIEEFADENEIDAGFFYGLGAVQDAELFFYDQDDQEYHPVEFNEPLEVAACIGNISRLDDGRFAHTHATLSRADGSTVAGHLNRATTFAGELYVRAFDAELVRKRDKTTDLDLWEL comes from the coding sequence ATGGACTATACGGTCATCGAGAGCACTCGCGAGTTCATCGCACGGATGGATCACGGCGCAGACTGGCGTGCACAGATCGAGGAATTCGCTGACGAAAACGAGATCGACGCGGGATTCTTCTACGGTCTTGGGGCTGTACAGGACGCCGAGCTGTTTTTTTACGACCAGGACGATCAGGAGTATCACCCAGTCGAGTTCAACGAGCCGCTGGAGGTTGCCGCCTGCATTGGTAACATTTCTCGGCTCGATGACGGGCGATTCGCACACACGCACGCGACGCTCTCTCGTGCGGACGGTTCGACAGTCGCGGGGCACCTGAACCGAGCCACGACGTTTGCAGGCGAGCTGTACGTCCGTGCGTTCGACGCCGAGTTAGTTCGCAAGCGAGATAAAACGACGGACCTCGATCTCTGGGAACTGTGA
- a CDS encoding endonuclease/exonuclease/phosphatase family protein → MIHTTRRRFLSLAGTTALATTAGVTSARCAERTATFATYNIEDLTTEQVQSTGDEQAAAAARVIQEVRPDVLALNELVNNVQESAVRDVPRTPTNARAFIENYLRIPQRDGLDSIDYEYIYVPKSNTGVHSGMDLDNNGTIDKTPGDQTYGNDAYGFGRYPGQYALAIVSRYPIEKSAVRSFRTFRWMDMPDSEIVRESEGMSLTDEEAEHFRLSSKTHVDIPVTIGEHTVHALLAHPTPPVFDGPENFNGKRCHDEIRLMADYVAGADYIYDDSGACGGLSEDASYVLLGDMNAAPGNEESLDAAGTYFLENENFNTRRLPTSPGGAQAGSPYLTAEFGKQVDYVLPSPDIAIRNSAIVWPSKNAQKNGLSDDVQTASDHRLVWADITSKA, encoded by the coding sequence GTGATACATACTACTCGACGTCGGTTTTTATCGTTGGCTGGCACGACTGCGCTGGCGACAACTGCCGGAGTCACGAGTGCACGATGCGCTGAGAGAACGGCTACATTTGCTACGTACAACATCGAGGATCTCACGACAGAGCAGGTACAGTCAACCGGAGACGAGCAGGCGGCTGCCGCAGCGCGCGTCATTCAGGAAGTCAGACCGGACGTACTCGCACTCAACGAGCTTGTCAACAACGTTCAGGAGAGTGCGGTCAGGGACGTTCCACGCACACCAACGAACGCCCGAGCGTTCATCGAGAACTATCTCCGGATTCCACAGCGTGACGGTCTCGATAGCATTGACTACGAATATATCTACGTTCCGAAGAGCAACACCGGTGTTCACAGCGGAATGGACCTCGACAACAACGGAACAATCGATAAGACGCCCGGTGATCAAACGTACGGGAACGATGCGTACGGCTTCGGTCGCTATCCCGGTCAGTACGCGTTGGCGATCGTGAGTCGATATCCGATCGAGAAGAGCGCAGTTCGTTCGTTTCGTACGTTCCGCTGGATGGATATGCCCGACAGCGAGATTGTTCGTGAATCCGAGGGAATGTCTCTCACTGACGAGGAAGCCGAGCACTTCCGTCTCTCCTCGAAAACTCACGTGGACATTCCTGTCACCATCGGTGAGCACACTGTCCACGCGCTGTTGGCACATCCAACCCCACCAGTTTTCGACGGTCCAGAGAACTTCAACGGAAAGCGTTGTCACGACGAAATACGGCTCATGGCCGATTACGTCGCCGGTGCGGACTACATCTACGACGACAGCGGTGCGTGCGGCGGTCTGAGTGAGGACGCATCGTACGTCCTTCTGGGTGATATGAACGCCGCCCCCGGAAACGAAGAGAGCCTCGACGCCGCTGGAACGTACTTCCTCGAAAACGAGAATTTCAACACACGGCGGCTCCCAACGAGTCCCGGCGGTGCACAGGCCGGATCACCGTATCTGACGGCCGAATTCGGGAAACAGGTGGATTACGTGCTCCCATCACCCGACATTGCGATCCGTAACAGTGCCATCGTGTGGCCGAGCAAGAACGCACAGAAGAACGGACTGTCTGATGACGTGCAGACAGCCTCCGATCACCGACTCGTTTGGGCTGACATCACGTCGAAAGCATAG
- a CDS encoding PIN domain-containing protein, which yields MLFDSWSRSESATVYDAIGAFDIDVIPVTAEAFQAGAELLTNYPALSVFDSIHVGHARVLDEPLISTDTLYPKIDEIENIDPREL from the coding sequence GTGCTGTTCGACTCGTGGTCTCGGTCCGAGTCGGCAACCGTCTATGATGCGATCGGAGCGTTCGATATCGACGTAATCCCTGTGACTGCCGAAGCATTCCAAGCCGGTGCCGAACTGCTCACCAACTATCCGGCTTTGAGCGTCTTCGATTCCATTCACGTTGGGCACGCACGGGTGCTGGATGAGCCGCTCATCTCGACAGATACACTGTATCCAAAGATCGACGAAATCGAGAACATCGATCCACGAGAACTATGA
- a CDS encoding AarF/ABC1/UbiB kinase family protein: protein MTLRAYRRFFVVAWQFLPLLVAFARDRRRFLVFGTARDVSSEQRRQRAQTLLDSLLTLGPTFIKLGQLLSTRPDVLPPEYIGELTQLQDRVPPAPWPDAKDVIEEELGPLEDAYDNFDTESISGASLGQVYVAEYDDETVAVKVRRPGIESLVRTDLRVIKFSLPLLMPFVDQAQAFSLETLADEFSTVIRQEMDYHREATMLREIQENFTDDTDILIPSVVDERSTGRILTMEYVGGTKISEVDDIDALGVDRTQLAKTLQEVYLQMIVIDGVFHADPHPGNLAVKPDGTLVFYDFGMSGRVDSFVQNRIVDFYIAIANQDIDGILDALIEMGTLSPEADRQVMANVMELAIADARGEDIEQYRVQQIVGQVEDTIYEFPLRLPPNLALVLRVATVVEGVCVTLDPNFDFIAVATEFLREQGYLQASARQFVEERVDEVDQAVRSSIRLPPKLEQTLDRVDRDSLVVQAELNDPDGVFDRLAKRLVLGMGLTVGLLSTVLLYIADDALGALVVAAISCVIGVLLYRSFRKRRGIRARPQFTRQSMRQQREDESGMNSDSSISLSRED from the coding sequence GTGACTCTCCGCGCGTACCGGAGGTTTTTCGTCGTCGCGTGGCAGTTTCTTCCACTCCTCGTCGCGTTCGCTCGTGACCGCCGACGCTTTCTCGTGTTCGGGACGGCTCGGGACGTATCGAGCGAGCAACGACGACAGCGCGCCCAAACCCTCCTCGATTCGCTCCTCACACTCGGTCCGACGTTCATCAAACTCGGGCAACTGCTCTCGACACGACCTGATGTCCTCCCACCGGAGTACATCGGAGAGTTGACGCAGTTACAAGACCGGGTTCCCCCCGCCCCGTGGCCCGACGCAAAGGACGTCATCGAGGAAGAGCTCGGCCCCCTCGAAGACGCGTACGACAACTTTGACACAGAGAGTATTAGTGGTGCGAGTCTCGGGCAGGTGTACGTAGCCGAGTACGATGATGAGACTGTGGCGGTGAAGGTTCGACGGCCAGGTATCGAGTCTCTCGTTCGAACTGATCTTCGTGTGATCAAGTTCTCACTCCCGCTTTTAATGCCGTTCGTCGACCAAGCACAGGCCTTTTCTCTGGAGACGCTCGCCGACGAGTTCTCGACGGTCATTCGCCAAGAGATGGATTATCACCGGGAAGCGACCATGCTGCGGGAGATTCAAGAGAACTTCACCGACGACACCGACATACTCATTCCGAGTGTCGTAGACGAGCGTTCGACTGGTCGAATTCTCACGATGGAGTACGTGGGCGGAACGAAAATCTCAGAGGTCGATGATATCGACGCGCTCGGTGTCGATCGCACCCAGCTTGCGAAAACGCTGCAAGAGGTGTACCTCCAGATGATCGTTATCGATGGCGTGTTTCACGCCGATCCACATCCGGGGAATCTCGCCGTTAAACCCGACGGGACACTCGTTTTCTATGACTTCGGAATGAGCGGCCGCGTCGACTCGTTCGTTCAGAACCGGATCGTCGATTTTTACATCGCTATCGCAAACCAAGACATCGATGGCATCCTCGATGCGCTCATCGAGATGGGGACCCTCAGCCCTGAAGCCGATCGGCAGGTGATGGCCAACGTGATGGAACTCGCCATCGCGGACGCGCGTGGTGAGGATATCGAGCAGTACCGTGTCCAGCAGATCGTCGGCCAAGTTGAGGACACAATCTACGAGTTTCCGCTGCGCTTGCCGCCCAACCTCGCACTCGTCCTCCGCGTTGCGACCGTTGTCGAGGGTGTGTGCGTGACGCTCGATCCGAATTTCGATTTCATCGCTGTCGCAACAGAGTTCCTCCGTGAACAGGGCTACTTGCAGGCCAGCGCACGCCAGTTCGTCGAAGAGCGAGTGGACGAAGTCGATCAGGCCGTCCGCTCGTCGATCCGCCTTCCGCCCAAACTCGAACAAACGCTCGACCGCGTCGACCGTGACAGCCTCGTGGTACAGGCAGAACTCAACGACCCGGACGGTGTTTTCGACCGACTCGCAAAACGACTCGTCCTCGGGATGGGACTTACAGTCGGATTGCTCTCGACCGTGTTGTTGTACATCGCTGATGACGCTCTTGGGGCACTCGTCGTCGCTGCCATCTCCTGTGTCATCGGCGTGTTGCTCTATCGCTCGTTCCGAAAGCGGCGCGGAATCCGCGCACGACCGCAGTTCACCCGCCAAAGCATGCGCCAACAGAGAGAGGACGAGAGCGGCATGAACAGTGACAGCAGTATCTCTCTGAGCAGAGAAGATTGA
- a CDS encoding Hsp20/alpha crystallin family protein translates to MSALRNALQDLSDSVFVDVLESDDAYLFVVDLPGATPETVDAWVEGRRLRLEAKREKELSPAFRFLRENRSLFIDAQLPLPPDATDTDAEANMERGVLELHLPKTTAASGEQIPVTEG, encoded by the coding sequence ATGTCTGCCCTACGCAATGCGCTTCAGGATCTTTCCGACTCGGTTTTCGTTGACGTCCTGGAGTCAGACGACGCGTACCTCTTCGTTGTCGATCTTCCGGGGGCAACTCCGGAGACAGTTGACGCGTGGGTGGAAGGCCGTCGGCTCCGGCTTGAAGCCAAGCGTGAAAAGGAGCTGTCCCCGGCATTTCGCTTTCTCCGCGAAAACCGTTCGCTTTTCATCGATGCCCAGCTCCCGCTCCCGCCTGATGCAACTGACACAGATGCAGAAGCGAACATGGAGCGGGGCGTTCTCGAACTCCACTTGCCGAAGACGACGGCCGCGTCTGGCGAGCAGATTCCAGTTACGGAGGGATGA
- the glp gene encoding gephyrin-like molybdotransferase Glp — MSDVSQGFGSVTRVADARDRLLDAADPLDRIDRIPLSNAVGRALAEPIRASRDVPQHRRAAMDGWAVRAADTFEASERSPAILRESSDVGAGKAVHVDTGNALPDGADAVVMIEQTERYGTDVEIFESVAGGENVTPVGEDISEGQHLYDAGHQLRPSDLGLLKSTGITTVAVYERPTVGVIPTGEELVQSDPEPGETIETNGMTVAQYAKRWGAVPTYREEVPDDFDALRVAIERDLTKDIVVTTGGSSVGERDLVPDVVAELGEVLVHGVALKPGHPVAFGVVRDTPVVMLPGYPVACIINAVQFLRPVIKHTGNLSDEPHPTSEARLSRKIRSEPGVKTYVRVTLDRSEELPVATPVRESGAGVLSSVALADGWVVVPEAREGIPEDERVSVENWEAYP; from the coding sequence ATGTCTGACGTGAGCCAAGGGTTCGGTTCGGTGACGCGGGTCGCGGACGCTCGTGATCGGCTGCTCGATGCCGCCGACCCACTCGACCGAATCGACCGAATTCCGCTCTCGAACGCGGTGGGTCGCGCGCTCGCCGAACCAATCCGAGCGAGCCGTGACGTACCCCAGCACCGGCGGGCAGCAATGGATGGCTGGGCTGTTCGCGCTGCAGACACATTCGAGGCAAGTGAGCGTTCACCGGCGATCCTCCGCGAAAGCAGTGACGTTGGAGCAGGCAAAGCGGTCCACGTCGACACCGGAAACGCGCTCCCGGACGGCGCTGATGCGGTCGTTATGATCGAACAGACGGAACGGTACGGAACGGATGTAGAAATTTTCGAAAGCGTTGCAGGCGGTGAGAACGTCACTCCAGTCGGGGAGGACATCAGCGAGGGACAGCACCTGTACGACGCCGGCCATCAGCTCCGTCCATCTGATCTCGGTCTCCTCAAATCGACCGGGATTACGACTGTTGCGGTGTACGAGCGTCCGACCGTCGGCGTGATCCCGACTGGTGAAGAACTGGTTCAGTCCGATCCCGAACCGGGAGAGACCATCGAGACGAACGGGATGACCGTCGCGCAGTACGCCAAGCGATGGGGGGCGGTTCCGACCTACCGCGAGGAAGTCCCAGACGATTTCGATGCGCTCCGGGTCGCCATCGAACGGGATCTCACGAAGGATATCGTCGTTACCACCGGTGGTTCCTCGGTCGGTGAGCGCGATCTCGTCCCGGACGTGGTTGCAGAGCTCGGTGAGGTCCTCGTCCACGGCGTTGCACTCAAGCCCGGTCATCCGGTCGCTTTCGGTGTCGTCCGCGATACACCGGTTGTCATGTTGCCGGGCTATCCGGTGGCTTGCATCATTAACGCTGTGCAGTTTCTTCGTCCAGTAATCAAACACACTGGGAACCTCTCAGACGAGCCGCACCCAACGAGTGAAGCACGACTCTCACGGAAGATCCGGAGCGAACCGGGCGTGAAGACGTACGTCCGGGTGACGCTCGATCGCTCGGAGGAACTTCCAGTCGCCACTCCGGTTCGCGAAAGTGGAGCGGGTGTGTTATCGAGCGTCGCGCTGGCCGACGGCTGGGTCGTCGTTCCGGAAGCGCGTGAGGGAATCCCGGAAGACGAACGTGTTTCGGTCGAGAACTGGGAGGCATACCCATGA